GGAATACTATCCACCAAGGGCACGCTGTGATCGGCATTGTCGACTACGGTACCAGCAACATCGGTAGTCTCACCAACGCCCTTGGGCGGCTTGGAATAGAATATTCTGTGTCCGGCGATCCAGACGAGTTAGGTAGGACCAGCCGGCTCATTCTCCCCGGGGTAGGGGCATTTGCTCACGCCATGACACGGCTCCATGAGCAGTCGCTGGAGAGCTTTCTCAGAGATTGGGCCAAAGATGGCGGCCCCATCTTCGGCATCTGTCTTGGAATGCAGCTGCTGATGGAGAGCAGCGAGGAACACGGACAGCATCAAGGTCTCGGAATTGTTGGCGGGAAGGTGGTTGCCCTTCAAGGCGGACACCGAAAAGTTCACATGGGCTGGAATAAGGTTTCAGCAGCTGGCACGAGCTCTATGATTGGACCGGATAACTATGCCTATTTTGTGCACAGCTATGTCTGTCAGCCAACTCACACTGAAACTGTGGCAGGCATCAGCGACTATGGCGGACCCATCGCTGCCGCCCTCCAGCAGGATAGCGTTTGGGGTGTTCAGTTCCATCCTGAGAAGTCAGGTGAGTTCGGATTGTCTATCCTGGAGAAGTTCGCCGATGCGTCCTTTTAGGGTCATCCCGGCAATGGATCTCCTGGAAGGATCAATTGTGCGGCTGATCCAAGGCGACTACGCCCGCAAGACCATCTATCCCTTCGATCCCGTTGAACTTGCTAGCCGGTTTTTGGAGGCTGGACTGACAACGCTGCATGTCGTAGACCTTGATGGAGCACGCTCCGGCTCTCCGGTGCATCTGGATGTAGTATCCAAGGTGGCCAAGACCGGCATCAAGATCGAGTTTGGGGGCGGTCTCCGGTCGGGGATCGATATTGAGCGGGCGTTGGATGCCGGTGCAAGCGAGATAATCCTGGGAACAAGCCTCCTTGAGAATCAGGATCAATTATCAAAATGGTTAGCTCGCTACGGTAGGATACTCGTAGCGGGGATCGATAGCCGAGATGGCGGGATTGCCGTCCGAGGTTGGAGCGATCGCACGCGCATTGATTCCCTGAAGCTCCTTGCAAAACTGGAGCAACTGGGGTTTACTCGGGCGATAGTTACAGACGTGGCCACTGACGGAGCCATGCGGGGACCAAATCTAGCCTATCTGCAGGAGGTAGCCAAATCCACGTCAATGGAAATTACGGCATCGGGAGGTGTCGCTCGAACTGAGGATATCTATCGGATAGCTGCACTTGCGCCCCAAGGCATCAGCGGGGTAATTGTGGGACGGGCATTCTACGAGGGAGCGATATCAATTACTGAGCTGGCCAAATGCTGACACGGCGTATTATCCCCTGCTTGGATGTGAAGGATGGCAAAGTCGTAAAGGGTGTCAACTTCACTCATCTTGTGGAGGAAGGCGAGCCTGTCGAATTGGGAGCCTGGTATTCGAGCCAGGGTGCGGACGAGCTGGTGTTTTTGGATATTTCCGCCACGGTGGATGCCCGTCAACATGTATTGAATCTCGCCCGGCAAGTTGCCAAGGATGTGTTCATACCTTTCACAATCGGAGGAGGCATCCGGACCCTTGTTGATATGGATGCGCTGCTCTCCGCCGGGGCAGACAAAGTGGCCATCAACACTGCTGCCCTCAAAAACCCGAGCCTTATCTCAGAAGCGGCCAGGCAGTTTGGTTCCCAGTTCATAGTGGTTGCCATTGATGTGCAAAAATCAGCGGAGGGCTGGGTGGTGATGTCCCATGGCGGCACCCAAGGTGCTGGTCGCCAAGCATTAGACTGGTCAGCTGAAGCCGAGGATCGCGGTGCCGGAGAAATATTGCTTACCAGCATCGATGCCGATGGAACCCAGCAAGGCATTGATTGCGTTATCACCCGGCAGGTGAGCAGGCAGATTCAAATCCCCCTGATTGCGTCGGGAGGTATTGGCCGGCTGGAGCATTTCCATGAGGCGTTTGAAAAAGGTGAAGCTGATGCTGCGCTCGCTGCCTCGGTATTTCACAGAAGGATATTGGGCATCGGCGAGGTTAAGGATTATTTGATCCGCAGGAGAATTCCCATACGATTGGCAGGAGCGAAACCATGACAGAAACTGGGTACAACATTAAATCCTTGAAGTACGACGCCGACGGGCTCATCCCGGCCATTGTCCAGGATGCCGCTAATGGTATGGTGCTAATGCTGGCTTATGTAAACAGTGAAAGCCTGAAAATATCATTAGCAGAAGGACGAACCTGTTTCTGGTCGCGTAGCCGCCAGGAGCTGTGGCACAAAGGGGACACCAGCGGCCATGTTCAGAAAATCGTATCCATTACAACCGACTGCGATCGCGACACGTTGCTGATTGCCGTCGAGCAGACCGGCGCCGCATGCCACAACGGCACGCGATCCTGTTTTACGGAGAATATCTTCACCGCAGAATAGTTTCCGACAATAC
This DNA window, taken from Candidatus Neomarinimicrobiota bacterium, encodes the following:
- the hisH gene encoding imidazole glycerol phosphate synthase subunit HisH, giving the protein MIGIVDYGTSNIGSLTNALGRLGIEYSVSGDPDELGRTSRLILPGVGAFAHAMTRLHEQSLESFLRDWAKDGGPIFGICLGMQLLMESSEEHGQHQGLGIVGGKVVALQGGHRKVHMGWNKVSAAGTSSMIGPDNYAYFVHSYVCQPTHTETVAGISDYGGPIAAALQQDSVWGVQFHPEKSGEFGLSILEKFADASF
- the hisI gene encoding phosphoribosyl-AMP cyclohydrolase, with protein sequence MTETGYNIKSLKYDADGLIPAIVQDAANGMVLMLAYVNSESLKISLAEGRTCFWSRSRQELWHKGDTSGHVQKIVSITTDCDRDTLLIAVEQTGAACHNGTRSCFTENIFTAE
- a CDS encoding 1-(5-phosphoribosyl)-5-[(5-phosphoribosylamino)methylideneamino] imidazole-4-carboxamide isomerase, yielding MRLIQGDYARKTIYPFDPVELASRFLEAGLTTLHVVDLDGARSGSPVHLDVVSKVAKTGIKIEFGGGLRSGIDIERALDAGASEIILGTSLLENQDQLSKWLARYGRILVAGIDSRDGGIAVRGWSDRTRIDSLKLLAKLEQLGFTRAIVTDVATDGAMRGPNLAYLQEVAKSTSMEITASGGVARTEDIYRIAALAPQGISGVIVGRAFYEGAISITELAKC
- the hisF gene encoding imidazole glycerol phosphate synthase subunit HisF → MLTRRIIPCLDVKDGKVVKGVNFTHLVEEGEPVELGAWYSSQGADELVFLDISATVDARQHVLNLARQVAKDVFIPFTIGGGIRTLVDMDALLSAGADKVAINTAALKNPSLISEAARQFGSQFIVVAIDVQKSAEGWVVMSHGGTQGAGRQALDWSAEAEDRGAGEILLTSIDADGTQQGIDCVITRQVSRQIQIPLIASGGIGRLEHFHEAFEKGEADAALAASVFHRRILGIGEVKDYLIRRRIPIRLAGAKP